The stretch of DNA ATAAGGTGGATAAAGCGCTGGAATCTAACGATTAGTTGAGCTGACGCTGGAAATCTTCGTTTCGCGTTAAGGCTTTGTTAACTTTAAAAATCTTGCAAAACACGTTGGAATGAGTTGTCTTATCCACGGCAAAAAGATGTATTTACGAAATTTACCGTGTGTACGAGAGGACGTCGTGGAGAATCCCGCTCAGCTTCAGAAGGCTATCCATAAACTGATAGCGGCGCACGCGCGAGATCTCTCGGGCGCGCTTCACGAGCATCGTGTGAAACTCTATCCACCCGAAGCTCGAAAGACGCTTCGGTCGTTTTCATCGACGGAGGCCGCGAAGCTCATCGGTGTCAACGATGGCTACCTTCGCCATCTTTCGATCGAGGGCAAGGGGCCGCAGCCCGAGATCGGAAATAACAATCGCCGTTCGTATTCGGTCGAGACTATTCAGGCACTCCGCGAGTATCTCGACGAGAATGGCAAGGGTGACCGTCGGTACTCACCGCGTCGCAGTGGGCGCGAACACTTGCAAGTTATCACCGCGGTAAACTTCAAGGGAGGCAGCGGTAAGACCACCACGGCTGCTCATCTTGCTCAATATCTTGCACTGAATGGATATCGGGTTCTCGCGATTGATCTCGATCCGCAGGCAAGTATGTCCGCGTTGCACGGTTTCCAGCCCGAGTTTGACGTCAAGGACAACGAGACGCTCTACGGCGCCGTTCGTTACGACGAAGAGCGTCGCCCGCTGAAGGACGTCATCAAGAAGACCTACTTCACGAACCTAGACCTGGTGCCCGGCAATCTCGAGCTCATGGAGTTCGAGCACGACACTGCGAAGGTACTTGGCTCGAACGATCGTAAGAATATCTTCTTCACTCGCATGGATGACGCGATCGCATCTGTGGCCGACGACTACGATGTCGTCGTCGTGGACTGCCCTCCCCAGCTGGGCTTTCTCACGATCTCGGCGCTTTGCGCGGCGACTGCCGTACTGGTGACGGTACACCCGCAGATGCTCGACGTTATGTCGATGTGCCAGTTCCTTCTCATGACCTCGGAGCTCTTGAGCGTCGTTGCGGATGCTGGCGGCAGCATGAACTACGATTGGATGCGCTATCTAGTCACGCGGTACGAACCT from Rhizobium sp. 007 encodes:
- the repA gene encoding plasmid partitioning protein RepA produces the protein MENPAQLQKAIHKLIAAHARDLSGALHEHRVKLYPPEARKTLRSFSSTEAAKLIGVNDGYLRHLSIEGKGPQPEIGNNNRRSYSVETIQALREYLDENGKGDRRYSPRRSGREHLQVITAVNFKGGSGKTTTAAHLAQYLALNGYRVLAIDLDPQASMSALHGFQPEFDVKDNETLYGAVRYDEERRPLKDVIKKTYFTNLDLVPGNLELMEFEHDTAKVLGSNDRKNIFFTRMDDAIASVADDYDVVVVDCPPQLGFLTISALCAATAVLVTVHPQMLDVMSMCQFLLMTSELLSVVADAGGSMNYDWMRYLVTRYEPGDGPQNQMVSFMRTMFGEHVLNHPMLKSTAISDAGITKQTLYEVSRDQFTRATYDRAMESLDNVNSEIEQLIQSSWGRK